The genomic segment TGCAGCTCAATGGTGAGGGCTTCGAGCTGCTCGTCAACAAGGGCGACACCGTGCAGCGCGGGCAGGCCGTGGTGCGCTGGAACCCCGCCGCAGTCGAGGCCGCGGGCAAGTCCCCGGTCTGCCCCGTCGTGGCCCTGGAGGCCACGGCCGACTCCCTCTCCGAACTCCGCGAGGACGGCGATGTGAAGGCCGGCGACACGCTCTTCGGCTGGCAGTGATCAGGGCCGTACCGGATCGCAAGTTCCACAACCACCGCGGCGGCGGGGCCCGCCGCACTATCGGAGACAGGTGAGATGGAGACAACGCTGCGAGGCGTCGGTGTGAGCCACGGTGTGGCGATCGGCGAGGTTCGGCATATGGGAACAGCGGTACTGGAGCCGCCCGCCAAGCAGATCCCGGCGGAGGACGCGGGGCGCGAACAGGGACGTGCCCGTAAGGCCGTGGACGCGGTGGCCGCCGATCTGATCGCGCGCGGCAACCTGGCCGGGGGCGAAGCCCAGGCCGTACTGGAGGCCCAGGCCCTGATGGCCCAGGACCCCGAGCTGATGGCGGATGTGGAACGCCGTGTCGCCGTGGGGAGCACGGCGGAGCGCGCTGTCTACGACGCCTTCGCCGCGTACCGGGCGCTGCTGGCGGGGGCCGGCGAGTACCTCGCGGGGCGCGTGGCCGACCTCGACGATGTGCGGAATCGTATCGTCGCCCGGCTTCTCGGGGTTCCCATGCCCGGTGTGCCGGACAGCGACGAGCCGTACGTCCTCATCGCGCGTGACCTGGCGCCCGCCGACACCGCACTGCTCGACCCGACGCTCGTCCTCGGTTTCGTCACCGAGGAGGGTGGGCCGACCAGTCACAGCGCGATTCTGGCGCGGGCGCTGGGGGTGCCGGCCGTGGTGGCGCTGCCGGGAGCCGGGGAGCTCGCCGAGGGCACGGTGATCGCCGTGGACGGCAGCACCGGTGAGATCTTCGTGAACCCGAGCGCGGAGAAGAAGGCCGAGCTGGAGGCCGCCGCGGCGGCGCGGAAGGCCGCGCTGTCGGCATCGAGCGGGCCGGGGGCGACCTCCGACGGGCACAAGGTTCCGCTGCTGGTCAATGTCGGTGGTCCCGCAGACGTACCGGCGGCCGTGGAGGCCGGCGCCGAGGGTGTCGGGCTGTTCCGTACCGAGTTCCTCTTCCTGGACGACAGCAAGACGGCGCCGTCCGAGGGGAAGCAGGTCGAGGCGTACCGGAAGGTGCTGGAGGCCTTCCCCGAGGGGCGTGTGGTCGTGCGGGTGCTCGACGCCGGCGCCGACAAGCCGCTGGAGTTCCTGACCCCGGCCGATGAGCCGAACCCGGCGCTGGGTGTGCGCGGGCTGCGCACGCTGCTCGACCACCCCGAGGTGCTGCGCACGCAGCTGACGGCGCTCGCGAAGGCCGCCGAGGGTTTGCCGGTCTACCTTGAGGTCATGGCGCCGATGGTCGCGGACCGCACGGACGCCAAGGCGTTCGCCGACGCCTGTCGTGAGGCGGGGCTGCGGGCCAAGTTCGGTGCCATGGTGGAGATTCCGTCGGCGGCGCTGCGGGCGCGTTCGATCCTGCGGGAGGTCGAGTTCCTCTCGTTGGGGACCAACGACCTCGCGCAGTACACGTTCGCGGCCGACCGGCAGGTGGGTGCGGTGTCCCGGCTGCAGGATCCGTGGCAGCCCGCGCTGCTCGACCTGGTCGCGCTGTCCGCCGAGGCGGCGAAGGCCGAGGGCAAGAGCTGTGGTGTCTGCGGTGAGGCGGCGTCGGATCCGCTGCTCGCGTGTGTGCTGACCGGGCTGGGTGTCACCTCCCTTTCCATGGGTGCGGCGTCGATTCCGTATGTGCGGGCGACCTTGGCGAAGTACACGCTGGCGCAGTGCGAGCGTGCCGCGGCCGCCGCGCGTGCGGCGGACACGGCCGAGGAGGCTCGTAGCGCGGCGCAGGCGGTGCTGTCGGGCGAGTAGGGCCCACAGCGATCGGGCTGGTGTCGAGGGGCGCTCCACCTGTGGGTGGGGCGCCCCTCGCCCGTTCAGTGGGTGTGCCGTCCGTCCGGGGTCGGGCCTCCCCTGCCGAGATCGTCCCCGAGGTCGGGTGGGGTGCAGTAGTCGACGCCGGACTCCGGGGAGACGAGGTCTCCGGATTCCATGTCGGTGCAGTAGGCGTCGAAGACCTCTCCCGCGGTGAGGGGTTCGAGGCCTTCGCCGCGCAGGCGCCAGCCGTAGACGCGGTCGGTCGTGTCGGGGGTGGTGGTGCGCATGACGAGTCCGCCGGGGCTTCGGGTGGCGATGCCGAGGGCCAGGACCGTGGCGAACTCCAGGACCTCCGACTCGTCGAGCCGGGTGGTTCCTTCGTCGTCCTGTTCGGCGTGCAGGACTGCGGCCAGTGCCTGGGGCTTGGCGGAGACGCTGCACACGAGGTGGCGTTCGCCGGGGGCCGCGGTGTCGAGGACGCGCCTGAGCAACTGCATGGCACGGGCGAAGGCGGCGCGTCCGATGTCCTCGCCGCAGGAGGCGCAGTCGCCGATCTGGGCGAGGAGTGTGGTCGCGTACTCCCAGGTGGCGAGGCGGACGGCTTCGTCGATCAGTTCGGGGACGAGCTCGGTGAGGGGCTGTCCTTCGTACGGGACGGCGGCGCCGGTGGTGGCCAGTTCCGCGGTGAAGCGGGTGCGGCTGGACGGGGTGTCCGGTTCGAGGCCGGTGTCGGCGCAGAACTCGGCGTACTCCTCCGGGTCGAAGAGGGCGACCGTCGTGTGGTTGCCCTGCGCGGCGAGGGTCCTGAGCAGGGCTTCCACCTGTCGGAGATAGGTCGTGTGGTCGTCGAAGGTGAAGCTGCGGTAGCGCCGCATCGCGGTGAAGTCGTGTTCGTCGGCCAGCAGGCCGATGGTGCCCGCGATCTCGCGGCGCAGGACGCGTCGCATGCTCTGGTGGCTGGTGTGTGCCATGTCTTTTCCCCCTGTGCGAGCAGTCGATCAATTCTCACTCACAGTAATCGGGGGCACTGACAACGCGGTCGCCCGAGGGGTCAGGCTCGTTTGCGGGCCAGGTCCTCGTAGAAGCGCAGAAGGTCGAGGTTGTCGATGGAGCCGGGGTTGACCGCCTTTTCCAGGGGGGTGCCCTGGAGGAGTCGTTTGACGGGGACCTCGATGCGTTTGCCGGTGAGGGTGTGCGGGACTCCGGGGACCTCGATGACCTCGTCGGGGATGTGCCGCGGGGAAAGCTGTTCGCGGATGGTCCGCTTGATGCGGTCGAGGAGGGCCTCGTCGAGGGCTGCTCCCGGGGCGAGTTGGACGAAGAGGGGCATCCAGTAGCCGCCGTCGGGCTGTTCGATGCCGATGACGAGGGATTCCTTGATCTCGGGGAGGCGTTCGACGGCTTCGTAGATGTCGGCCGAGCCCATGCGGACACCCTGGCGGTTGAGGGTGGAGTCGGAGCGGCCGTGGATCACGACGGAGCCTCGGGAGGTGAGGGTGATCCAGTCGCCGTGGCGCCAGACGCCGGGGTAGGTGTCGAAGTAGCTGTCGTGGTAGCGGGTGCCGTCGGGGTCGTTCCAGAAGTGGATCGGCATGGACGGCATGGGGTTGGTGACGACGAGTTCGCCGACCTCGTCGACGAGGGGTTTGCCGCTGGGGTCCCAGGACTGGAGGTCGGTGCCGAGGCCGGGGGCCTGGAGTTCGCCGATGTGGACCGGGAGCGTGGGGACGGCTCCCGCGAAGCAGGAGCACACGTCGGTGCCGCCGCTGACGGAGGCGATCCAGAGGTCCTCGCGGACCTCGTC from the Streptomyces sp. NBC_00310 genome contains:
- the ptsP gene encoding phosphoenolpyruvate--protein phosphotransferase, which translates into the protein METTLRGVGVSHGVAIGEVRHMGTAVLEPPAKQIPAEDAGREQGRARKAVDAVAADLIARGNLAGGEAQAVLEAQALMAQDPELMADVERRVAVGSTAERAVYDAFAAYRALLAGAGEYLAGRVADLDDVRNRIVARLLGVPMPGVPDSDEPYVLIARDLAPADTALLDPTLVLGFVTEEGGPTSHSAILARALGVPAVVALPGAGELAEGTVIAVDGSTGEIFVNPSAEKKAELEAAAAARKAALSASSGPGATSDGHKVPLLVNVGGPADVPAAVEAGAEGVGLFRTEFLFLDDSKTAPSEGKQVEAYRKVLEAFPEGRVVVRVLDAGADKPLEFLTPADEPNPALGVRGLRTLLDHPEVLRTQLTALAKAAEGLPVYLEVMAPMVADRTDAKAFADACREAGLRAKFGAMVEIPSAALRARSILREVEFLSLGTNDLAQYTFAADRQVGAVSRLQDPWQPALLDLVALSAEAAKAEGKSCGVCGEAASDPLLACVLTGLGVTSLSMGAASIPYVRATLAKYTLAQCERAAAAARAADTAEEARSAAQAVLSGE